The sequence GAAAAGTTATGCTCTTGGAAAATTAATTTGGATTTGAAGCGTGATCAAAGTTTTGCATAACAATGAAAATCACAATTATTATtcaacttaaaaatatatattttttaaattattgctAGTATTTATATCAGTTTTACCTTGTCCCATGCGAGAACCTCAATATTTATTCTGCTGCCAACAACATTTTTAAACAGTCTGAATAAAAGCAAAATCGCCACATCCTGTTTGCTGGTCGGTGAGAATTATGGATTTTGATTGTCAGCGCAGACAGATTGTTGATGTCACGACAGTTCTCATTTGGGTGTTCCCAGCATTCTGCACTGCTCTGAATTGCACGTCATCAGAGAGATCGCAAGATGGTTTTGTGCAGCTGTCTTCGGGACCAACAATGATTGCCTTTGCTTCGGTGTTGACTGTATATTCCAGACCAATTCTTTACCTGAAGAAGAAATAGTGCAGTTCAACCATATAGATGCACGTAAAGTTAGCAACCAACACAAAACTCCACGAAAATAATGTTATTTAAGTTAATTGAGCTGGAAAAGCGATAGGTTAGCGCCTCCTGTCAGGAAGCTAATTGTTTAGTGATTGGTTGCGGTGAATGCAGCAACACCCGCAAACCTCGGTGCCGAATTAGCACTTGCGCTAACTCATCGTACCTGTGCCTCTGGTAATTCGAAgattgtgatgtcataaagtgcgcagtgctCCATTAGTGCCCTGGATAGAACATTGACTCGCGCACCCTGCAGTATCAATGCACTCCGAAGTTGACAGCGAGAGGATGCGTTACAAATCCGGCTGGACAATTGGCGAGCAGTAATTAAAGGATCTGCTGTTCAGCTCAACTACACTTTATTATTTGCACTCGTCTGGTGCCTGTGCAAAGTTTTTCCTGTCTCAGTCGTGCAAGGTGTCCAAGCCCTTCACTTTGTAGAAGTGTTCACGACGATAATGTGAGTCATGCCGGTCGCCTTCAAAACAGAGCTGGCGGACAACTAGCTGATGCAACATCATTGGGCTTTCCATTATGCGTTGGTCACAGCTTCACATGCCGTTAGCACTGTGCTCGTCATGGTTTAGTGTTCTTTGCTGCCTCCCCTCTCTCGCACGTTATAACCCTAAGAGAAGATTGGTGATTGAATTTGCACTCCACTTTCCACTTGGTCTGCCAAAACTAAATACCGCTTAGAGCGATTGATTTGCGTCTAGTACAAATGTTTCCACTTTTTAATATTTAACGCCCAACTGCGGCATTACCGAATTTCTAGAGGATTAATAACTCCGCAGATTTGTATATTGGGCCTTGCACATGATTATTGCTACGGGGCTGAAATGCAAAGTCGATTGCGGTGGAAATCAGATGATGCGGATCAGAAACCCGATATTCGCACGGCTGATCTTCCTTTTTATTTGTACAGCTATTATTTCACTTTTAACGTGACATCTCAACTCATAATTTCATGATAATATTTTATTTCCTTTTTGATATAATGTCTTAAATCAATAGTTGATATTTCCATAATTTCATCATTTTATGTTCTAATTATTTTAAGTACCTGTTGCTTTTATATTTCTATTTCATTGCAATCTCTCAAGTCAATATGCTACTTCTGTTTTACTGTGTGTTTTACTTTAATGAATGAATCCCTGAATTTACTGCATATATTTGtgatatttattgtactttccaaaaCCATTACAGGTATTCGTGTTTCAGTTGTCTCCTTACTGTGAGCTGCTAAATCTTTCTTGGATTTATTTATTTTAGTGTTCTTCACTGTCCTCTCAATTCAATGACTTTTGAATACACCTCATATAAACCCTCTTATCGTCAACGATCTGAGTTGGGTCTGCAGTCCAGACTTTGTCTCCTCTCCTGTACATGAACGTGCATGCCCGACTGATATTTTGCAGCACTTTATCCTGGATTCTTCCTAATTTGCACTTTTTAAACTTCCCGGTATATAATCTCACAATTCCACGTTATCTCTCTTGCTTTTAACAAAACTCCTTATCTCAAATTAGCATTTGTTACAGCTGTTTTATTTCACACTGTACATGCAACTTCCAAAATCATTATAATTATATTCCGAGCATAAATATTCAATTTGTCATTGATTGTCTACAGTTGACTCTTACGTTATGTTCATCACTGAATCCCCTCTTGCATTGTGTTAATTTATATCTTCCATTTAGAGTAATCTCATAAACCTTAATGATTGTCCGACTGTTAAAGGAGTTGCCTTTCTTGAAACCTGGCGATTCGTTATTCAATTATATTGTGTCATTTCATCCGCCAACAAGATTATTTTAGAGGTCATTACTGATTTGTGGTTTTACTTTCATTCACAAAGCTAGTCATGGAAAAAATATTGTATAAGCCACTCAAATTGTTATGGATCTCTAAATTTTATTGCATAGCTCATCATTGCGAACTTTCCATTCTTtacatgttttatttatttttaatatttCAATCCATTTGAATCCAACCTTTCTTAGTCTCCAATGATTTTCACCATGCTCTTCTATGCGGCTCATTGAAAAATGCATTATATAAATTTCTCTATTTTGTGGTTGTCCAAATTTGCTATTATTTTCATAATATGAAACATGCGTGGGCTACGAGCGAAATAGTCATTTACCAACGGCACAGACCAAAAACCTAGCAGCAATTGACACGTGATTGTGGTAAACAGAACATATTGGCAGAGTCTAAACTAAATTTTGTATTCCTATTTCTTCAAGTTAACATGGTGGCGATTGTGATACTCTCCCGCGGAAAGtgtggtctctccaaatgcatcactcgctATATGGTGGGAATGGCAGCGGCCGATCTATTTGTTGTTGTCACTGATGTAATTCTGAATCGCATTAATATTATGTATTTTCCTGTTAATTTCTTGTCCATCACTCCTGTATGCTCTGTGTTGGTTGTGTTGTGCATTGCATCCATGGATTGTTCGGTATGGTTTACGgttgctttcacctttgatcgctttatAGCCATTTGCTGTCAGAAGCTCAGAACGAAATATTGCACGCAGAGAACTGCGACTGTGGTTTTAGGAGCCGTGTGCGTGGTTAGCCCTATTAGATGTATCGCCTTTTATTTTACATTCCAGCCTAAAATTATAATTGACCAAGTTCCCTGGTTTTGTTTTTCGAATGAAAGCTTCTATAATTCGCCTTTTTGGAGCGCATATGAGTGGATTGATAGTATTATAACCCCTTTAGTACCGATCTGTTTAATAGTTTCGTTCAATGCACTAACGGTTAGACACATTATAGCGGCAAATAGAATCCGCAGGGGTCTCCGGAACAATGGTCAGGATCAGAATGACCAAAAGATGGAGAACCGGGAAAAATCCATGATATTGCTGTTTACTCTATCTGGTAATTTCATACTTTTGTGGATGATATATGCAGTGTATTCGCTAAATTGGTTGGTGGAAAACTATAATTATATCGACAAATACCTCAATACTCCGCTGTATCGGGTTCAGCAGgttggattcatgctgcagcttCTTTCTGCttgtacaaacacgtgtatctatggattaacccagactaaattcagagaggagttgaagagtgGGATGAAATATCTGTTTACTCTAAATGGAAAATTACTTAAATAAAAGCATCAAAAGCAATATTTTTTCAATCAAGGTCACTTTTATTTTATTTGGAATGGCTGCTTGGGTAAGTAATAGGCCCGAGGATGAATGATGGATATGAGctttttttaaattcaagcacactgGTGGATTTCAATCGATAGACTTTTCCTCCCACCAACATTACTGCTACCCATTGGTGTTGTCAGGAACCAGCTAATCGGAATATTTATTGATCTACTGCAACATGTGGACAGGAGTTGTGGGTTTACTGAATGTAAACTGGGAGAATTTGAcaaggaaaaagagagaaataagTATGTCGACGAAGGAATTGCTGACACAGGAAGCAGATTAATAATATTTTAGTATGCAGGATGTGGCGTGCGTTAGGGCCACCTCCTTCAAGTCGAATTGGCACTAGAGTCTCAAAACACATTTAATCAGCTGATTAAATTGCCAAGGCAGATCGTGATGTAGCACTCTGTCAGGAGCGCTCTAGGGCACCACTTTTCTAACTGAAGTTCCGCCTTATGACAGAGGACCTGAAATGTGTATGTAAACGTTCCTGGTCCCGATACATGAATTGGCGTCTTCACTTCGAACACTGAGCTGCGTAGCTTCAGTCTCAGTGGAATGCCCACATCAAGCGGGACTCCAGAAAAGGCAACGTTGGTTTGGGCGGATTCTCATCAACACAGTATCCACATGCGAATctccctcacactggctgcattgACACTGCAACATTATCACCATGAAAAAATGCTCTAACTCCGTAGGAGCATAGTCCTTAGCATACGAAAGTCTATGCATATGGGCTTTCAATatactcttctgcaccctttcccatCAAGAGGATATAATTCAAATCATGTTGATACATTTCACAGACGTCGCTGTTGATGGGTAAGTGGAAGCACCACGGGAGCAGCAGGTTAGATATTCTATTTTGAAAAAATACATGTTGCATACAATGTTTACATCATGAGTAGATTATGAACATTTATCCCCTTAGAATGGAATTTGCTTAATTTATATAACGACCGACAGAACACCCAACATAGGAACAGGGTTAATTTCTTGAGACTTTCGAGACTGTTCtaccatccatcatcataggcagtccctcggaatcgaggaagacttgcttccactctaaacatgagttcttaggcaaCTGAAGGCCCCGCCTGCACGCtgaagtggatggaaaagatcgaATAAGTGCAGGGGACATATCCCCGGAGTTCTGACCAATATTAATCACGCAACCAgcttcattaaaaaaaactgatgatctggtcattatcatatagctgtttctgggagcttgctgtttgcaaattagttaccgcgtttcctacattgcatcagTGATTGCACCTCAAATAACAATCATTGCCTTTAAAGCGCGTTGGGACTTCCTAAGGGCTTGAACGGTGCGCTGTAAATACAAATCTTACTATTTTTCCGCTGAAGTGACATTTTGCTCTACATTTTGTTTTGGAAATAAATCCCCAGCTGATTTAGGGTGGTACCGATGCAAACCTGAAACCTCCGTTCAAAGTAACTGTTTAGATTCCCAGCTCAGCGAGCAGACCATGGTCACAATCGCGGGTTAATGGAGGAGAGCAGCGACTGTTAATCTATATATTCATCGCTCTTGGTATATGCAGAAAATCCCCCTTATATCAACGAAACTTTATTTAATCCTGGACACGCAAACTGATCCTTTACTGCCAACTTCACCACTGATCGTATAATCGTAGAGTGATACAACACAGAGGATTACTGTTCGGGCCCATTTTACTTGTGCTGACTCTTAGAAAAGCTTTCATATTCATCTCATTAAGCTGCCTTTGAACCGTATCCTTTCACATATTTCccttgagtatttatccaattacattTTCAAGGTTACACTGCACTTTCATTGCAGTACATTACAGACCATAAGAACTTACTGTGTAAAACCTCACCTTCTCCCCTCTAGTTCTGTTGctagttaccttaaatctgtattgTCCAGTTACCAACTATTTGGCACAGAAAGCAGTTTCTCTATTTTTGCTCAATCGCAGCTATTCGTGATTTTATTCGCTTCTTTTAAATCACCGACCATCCTTCTCTGATCTGAGGAGGAAAGATCAACTTCTCCCGTCTCGCCACAGAATTGAAATCTCAAATCCCTGGTACACTTCTTGTCAATCTCCGCCATACCATCTCTTTGTCCATGACATGCTTCCTCAAGTATGACGACCTGCGCTGGACACAAAATTCCATCAGGGTTAAAACAAGTGATTTTTGAAAAGATTTAGCATATCttacttgcttttatattctatccattTATTTACAAATTTTACATAACAGCCTTTTGAACTTTTCCCGCCATCTTAGAAGACATGTGCATGTCTCCCTGAGCATGCACCCCGTGTAAAATTGGTTTATATTTCGTATAGTTTATTGCTCCTCATCCTGCCTTCTAAAACCgctcatttcacacttttctctgtgACATTTAATTATCCATATGTCTGCCCAATTTTTGAATCCGTGCATGTTCTCCCACTGTATGTTACTCATCATCACTGGCTGTCCCTCGAGCGAGTTTGACATGGTTCCACACCAAAGGGAAGGAGTTCGCAGATATTTAAATGAACGTTCCGTTATTCCAGATGTTAAGTCcacgagtggaagatgcctgtgcgtggattctttttatgtctgctgaccgttgcacatcagcgacGGCACGAGTTTGAGCCGGTGCTTTATTCTTTTGCAAGGGTCAGGCAACTAGCTCTGCAGCACCGACCTCGTACAgcaggagtataagagctggagctctGGCCCCTGCAAAATAATGGGCTACCCCGACCTGCGGGAGGACACCACTGCAGTCCCGGAGTGTAAGCCGTTCAGTATGTTACTAACCTCCAATTGTTCTTTGCTGTTATCTGCATTTTTATGTCCTGTATACCGAAGCGTAGGTCATTCATATTAAAGTTCGCAAAGTAAGTTTCTGTTGCATTTGAAGTCGACTGTCGCGACTATTTGTTTCCATTTACAGGCCGTCACAAAACAATTATTTCTGTGGATTACAGTGTAATATCTCCCGGGACATTCCTGCCCTCACATGTTGCTTTTACAGACAAGGAGAAGCAAATTACATGGATTGCCAGATACAGCTGCAGGGAGCAAATCTGTCACCATCACCATCAGGAATATAGACCACACCAAAGGAGGAAATTATACCTGTCTGCATGAAGCGGATGTGCGGGGAAAGCGGTAACATCAGATCGGAGTTATCTTGCAAATATAGCTGTAAGAGGTAACTGCGATTCAAAGTGTTATTTTGTTCATCCGATCCCAGTTAAATGTGTTTCTGTTTCATTTGTAGGCTGCATCAGCTATTTTATTTAAGGACAGAGAAGGAAGTATTTTAAACTCGAAGAAGGGGTCTACCCAGCCATTATATGACAGTCAGAATAATCTCGGTGTTGGCAATATTATTGTAAAAAATCCACTCAATTTAGAAATACATTGTTTGATGAAGGGCATTTAATACGTAATATTAAGGCAAGGTCGcatctgactaacgtgattgaatctTTTGAGAAGATATCGAGTAGTTTCAATCagcgtagtgcatttgatgtagtacaCATGTTTGTTTTcagtaaggcttttgacaaggatatACATGATAAACAGGTCAGAAAATTAAAAGACCACCGGATGAAAGGAAACGTATGTTGGATCCAACATtcactcagtggcaggaagcaaagattaaTGATCGGCGCGTGTTGTTGCGAATGCAAGGCTGTTTCTAATGTGGTTCCGCCAGGATGAATAGTACGTTCCTTCTGTCGCACATAGCAGTGATTTAGATTTCGAAGTAGTAGGCATAATCAAGTTTGCAAATGATGCAGAATTTGGCTTTGCGGTTAatattgaggaagaaagctgtggactgcaggggaAAATACAGTGGAATGATGAGCTGGGCAGAAACGTTGTAAATGAAATGAAATACGGAGAAGTTtgcgttaatgcatttggggaaggctgacAAGGAAATACACaaatactgagaagtgcagaggaacgcagagaccttggagttcatgtccatATACTCCTGAATGTAGCAGGACAGTGGAAAGTTGCATAAGAAGGCACATGTGATATATATATGTTTTTTAATTAGCCGAGTCATAGATGTAaagagcagggaggtgatgcttgAATGGTTTAACACAATACAGCTAGAGTATCTCGCGACGTTTTGGTTtccacaatacaggaaagatgtgattgtgtgagagaggttacagagattataAATGATTTGCCAGGACTGTAAATATTTTGcgatgattcgataggctgggtttcttttatttggaacagagcagACCGGGGAAGGTTTGTTGATATGTAAAAAGTTGTGAGTAGTCCAGACACAATGGATAGAGATGACATTTTTCccgtagcagagaggtcaataaccaggtacATAGATTTAGTGTCATTTGTAGAATGTTTGGAGCGGAGTGGAGGGGAATATTTTTCGCCTGTAGGGtgacggggtctggaactcactgcctgaaaagtggtagaggcagaaaacgagTGCTTGTATATGCATTTAAACTGCTGTAACGCACAGGGCTATAGAAAAAGTGCTTCGAAGTAAGTTTAGCCTGAATAGGGTTTTCTGCGGCCTGCGCAGTAaacataggccgaatggcctccttctgtgccataaattgctATGTTTCTACGATTAGAACAGGTGCAAAAATGACATTCAGATGTATCAATTCGCCATGGATGGAACGCGTCAGCCGTCCGGTTTACACCTCGCCCAATATTCAGGTGCATTGGCTTTGAAATTCGTCTCGGCTTGTGGCCCAAATCGGACGATATCGGATCGGTCCCCCGGTATATGAAGCACATGAGATCCATCGCCATTGTCTGAAATAGAGCTGACTATCAGGCCGGGCATAAAAGAGACAGCTGATGTTGCCACGGACAAATATCGCTACCAGTCAAAGAGTTTCTAATCAATTGTTTGCTATTTATTCATTTACTGAAGGAAGAACGAATGCAGTAAACATCGAATGACTTAACTTCTACAATACCGATTAAAGGTTCGATTCACTAGTTTTGTCCTATACTTCTTCACGGATCTCCTCAACATCTAGGATAAAGGAGAGACTGTGAAGCAATAGCATTTCAGCTGACTATATTTTGTAAAAGGTAATTTTAACCCTGCAAGCGAAAAGCACAGAAGGGTCAGATGTTGGAAACAAACATGAAGTCTGTCGACGTCTGGGTAGCGAGCCGAATGTCCTGACCAAGACCGCACATAAAACTTTAGctcatctgtttctctccacatttGACTCAGTGATCATTCATAATGAAACTAACATAATCGAAATGATTAATTTCCACACTATCTCTAATATTTTTGCTGCCAACGGGAATAATTAAAAACTCGAGAGGTTCCAGAACCATGGTTAAAATCCAATGACGGTATCAATTAATGAGGCAATTAATACATCGACCAAACTCGATTAATACATTGAGTTTGCACAACACCATATTTATCAACGTGCACTGTGACATCACCTGCATGACAAACCCCTGCCAACTTACTGATAGCTTTCTTCTGTGACACTGCATTACTGTTTTTCATTGAGAATACAATGTGAGACAATGTGTCAGTAACTGAGCAATGTTTTCGTAAATGCGCAAAACTAAATAATCGCTGAACAATGATCGTGAGTTTTAGAAACGCTCAATGATGTTATATGGAATGGTacaccttcgagcagagaaggataTGGAGGAATTAATAGAacagttcaaaattatgaaagatcTTCAACggctagataaggagaaactgtttccataggCAGGATTGTGAGTAACCAATGGATACAGATTAAAGTCGTTTGGCAACAGAACCACGGCGAAGATGAGATGTTCTTTGATATAGCGAGTTGaatcgagttgttacgatctggaaagtGCTGCCTGAAAGGATTGCGAAGGCAGATTCAAGAGGAACTTTCAAACGTTAACTGAAAGGCTACAACAAAATCGAAATTGCAGAGCAAATGGGAATGGACAGGAGAATGGgaaaaattggatagctctttcaaagagccggctcggGCACCATGGGCTCCTTCAGCTACGTCTGTGCTGCAACATTCTGTGATGCCACCTCAattattgaaattacaacgtttattCTGGAGCTCACTTTAGATAGGCTAGTTGTCCAGAGACATTTGTTGTCCTCCCTCAAGCGGCAGATTCTTGATTCTTTGTAGAAGCTGTTTGATAGCTTTGTTCCAACGTGAACATTCATGACATTTAGAAAAATCCATGGTGCTGGAAACTGGTTTTGGCTCTGCTGTGGGTCTGATTTTGATTCTTGCTCTGTAGTTTGTGTGcatctggaaacatagaaaataggagcagtagtaggccattcggcccttcttccTGAACCGCCATTTAAAATATCATAGCTCATCCTCTGCCACAAAACCGCTTTTTCCAGAaacaccttgatgccttttgtttctagaaatctatccagcTCCCTgctcaatatattcagtgacttgacatcCACAGCCTTCTTTGGTAgaacattccacaggttcaccatctttTGAGTGATTTCTTTTCATCATCTCGGTGAAAAAGTTCCTACCCCAGaacctgagactgtgaacccttgtcTTGACTACCCAGCCAGCGGAAACATACTCTCCGCATCCAGTTCATCCAAACCAGTCAGAAtgatatacgtttcaatgagatctcctctcattcttctaaactctagtgaatattggcccagtcaacccaatctctcctcatatgacagtcctaccatccctggaatcagtctggtgaaccttcgttgcactccctctctggcaagaatatcctttcttaggtaaggagacgaaaacttCATACAATAATCTAGGAGCGGTCACacgaaggccctgtataactgcagtaaaacaTCAATGCTCCTgcgctcaaatcctcttgcaatgaagttcaacataccatttgccttcttaagtgttggctgcacctgcatgtttgctttcgattactcgtgtacaaggacacccaggtctctctgtacatcgacacttcccaagccatcagcaTTTAAATAATATTGGTCCTGATGTTTTTCATAACAAAGTGGACAACTTTtattttatccacgttatattgcatctgtcatgtgttttCCCACGCACTAAACCTATCTAAATCGACTTGCAACGTATTTGCATGTTCCTCACAACTCAAAATCCCACGTAGTtttatgtcgtcagcaaactttaaaataatgcatttggttccctcatcgaagtcattgatatatattgtgaatagctgggacacaAGCACTGATCTCTGTGTTACCCACCTAGTCACTGCACGcccccctgaaaaagacccgtttgctcctactctctgtttcctgtcagttgacCAATTTACAATCCATGCCAAAACATTGTCATCAATCCTATGtgatttaatgttgcacactaatcacttACGTGGGAGTTTTTCAAAGACCATCTGAAataccaaatacactatatcctttcgttttcccttatctattctatctgtTACATTCCCAAATAATCCAGTAGGTTTATGAAACATGAttttcatttcataaatccatgttgactttgtttaatcccgttgatattatctaagtatgcaattatcacatcctttattatagactccagcattttccctactactgatgtcatgctaaccggtctgcAGTTGCCCGTTTTCTTCTCCCACATTTTTAAAATAGAGGGGTTacttttgccaccctccaatctgcaggaactgttccacaaactgaagaatgCTGGAAGATGACAAACAATGCATCGATGATTTCCATAACTACAtcttttattactctgggatgctgatcatcaggccctggatatttatcagcctttaatcccattagtttcccgAGCAATATTTTCTTAGCAATAAGCTTTTCTTTTATTCCTCTTGTTCACTAGTCTcttggttccccagcatttctgggcctttatttatgtccttttccatgaagacagtatcgaagtattcatttaatagttctgccatttctttattcagtTTCTGGCTGTAATGTATCTATATTTGACTTCTGAAAGAAAGGTGGGTTCAACAATATGTCGCAGCTGTTCCATACAGACACACTGTCTAGGGTAAATTTCACCTGTTCTTCACTAGTAGTAACCATCTCCCCCAACCATTTGTTCCCTTTAACCTCTGGCAGTCGGTGTATAGCGATTTCAgcctcaaagatgaaatagcaaatgTCGAAGCAGATAGAGACTGCAGTAAAAATTCGATCTGGGTGTCAGCAGAACATTGGCCATATCGTGCAAGCGGCTTGTTaactctcctcttcctcctgaacCTCTTCTCTCGTTTTAAACGTTGGTAATTGCAAAGTTATTTCTGGTTCTTCATAGACAGCGTCCCTGCATCCATTCTCTGCCATTTGCACAGCAAGCTGCAGCAGCCTAGTCATAACATTGCATCCGATGAAATCTTCAGCCTTTGCTGGGGAGTCACAATTGCTGTGTCCATAATTCTGCACTTTGAACCACCCatttacatcaactatatcctgcacATTAATTATTTGGCTGATATGTCTGTGGCAGTCTTTACTCGCTACCTTCACTGCATTCAGTTATAATTCTTAACCTCCACAATAGGAAAGATGCGTCATATGGCCCAGAAAATCCTTTCTGACGGTGGCGCAAAATCGCCTCTCTTTATATGCAGCGCGTGATATTCAGTTACTTTGCAGTAAATTATATGATACCGCACTTTCCACGCCCCAGGCCAAGACGAAATTATAGGCCGGGGTCTGACATAAGAAAGCAAGAACTTAAGATTttggtgcaggggcaggccattcggcccgacgaaCCTGTCcgtcattgaataagatcatggctgctttgaccatggactcagctccaattccttgCCCTGTGCTAATAATCCTTCAATCCATTATGGAACAGCaattgtctatctctaccttaactaTGTTCAATAAACCATTCTCCACAGCTGTCTGcggcacataattccacatatttccaactctttcagaaaataacttcctcctcatctcagttttaaatgggcgacgttATTCTTAAACAATACCGCCTCGTTCTCGATTCCAcatcgagtggaaacatcctctctgcatccatcatgtCGAGCCTCACCAGGACgttatatgattcaataagatctgctctcattcttcgaaactctaatgACCATATGCCCAAACAATTTATCCGTTTTTCATATCTGCTGATTTCCtgaatcattctagtgaaccttccctgaactgcaagCATATCCTCCCATAAATAAGGAGAGAAAATTTGCacccagtgctctaggtgtggccgcaccaataccctgtacagttgttccaggacttccctgcttttatactctcccccttgcaataaaaaaataacaatctatttgccttcttgattatttgCTGGAACTGCCAACGAACATTTTCTttatcatgcacaaggactccaaggTTCCTCTGAATTGCAACTTTTTTTAGGTTCtctgatttaaataataattaactttTTGTGTCATGCAAAAATGCATAACTCAgtcattcccacattatactccatctgccaaatttttgcccacttgcttATCCTGTTTATCTCGCTTTGCtgatttttgtttcctcctcacaatttgctttcccaccctctttgtatcatcgccaaaattggctacattccactcaatcctcaaagaactccagcaaatttgtcaaacg comes from Pristiophorus japonicus isolate sPriJap1 unplaced genomic scaffold, sPriJap1.hap1 HAP1_SCAFFOLD_194, whole genome shotgun sequence and encodes:
- the LOC139243972 gene encoding probable G-protein coupled receptor 139, producing the protein MGYPLIYRIERIYYPMLAVFGVTVNMVAIVILSRGKCGLSKCITRYMVGMAAADLFVVVTDVILNRINIMYFPVNFLSITPVCSVLVVLCIASMDCSVWFTVAFTFDRFIAICCQKLRTKYCTQRTATVVLGAVCVVSPIRCIAFYFTFQPKIIIDQVPWFCFSNESFYNSPFWSAYEWIDSIITPLVPICLIVSFNALTVRHIIAANRIRRGLRNNGQDQNDQKMENREKSMILLFTLSGNFILLWMIYAVYSLNWLVENYNYIDKYLNTPLYRVQQVGFMLQLLSACTNTCIYGLTQTKFREELKSGMKYLFTLNGKLLK